In one Phyllostomus discolor isolate MPI-MPIP mPhyDis1 chromosome 8, mPhyDis1.pri.v3, whole genome shotgun sequence genomic region, the following are encoded:
- the MRPL38 gene encoding 39S ribosomal protein L38, mitochondrial — protein sequence MAAPWWRAALGGSRRWRGFSTSAALSRRTPPLGPMPNEDIDVSNLDRLEKYRSFDRYRRRAEQEARAPHWWRTYREHFVEESDPKDKIDIGLPPPKVCRTQQLLERKRVLRELRASVEEERAARLRTGSIPLEAVRAEWERTCGPYHKQRLAEYCGLYRDLFHGATFVPRVPLHVAYAVGEDELVPVYHGNEVTPTEAAQAPEVTYEADEGSMWTLLLTNLDGHLLEPDAEYVHWLLTNIPGNRVAEGQETCPYLPPFPARGSGFHRFAFLLFKQDQPIDFSGDTRPSPCYRLAQRTFRTFDFYKKHQEAMTPAGLAFFQCRWDDSVTRVFHQLLDMREPVFEFVRPPPYHPKQKHFPHRQPLRYLDRYRDSHEPTYGIY from the exons ATGGCGGCGCCCTGGTGGCGAGCCGCGCTGGGCGGAAGTCGGAGGTGGCGGGGCTTCAGCACCTCGG CCGCGCTGAGCCGCAGGACCCCGCCACTGGGGCCGATGCCCAACGAGGACATCGATGTGAGCAACCTGGATCGGCTGGAGAAATACCGCAGCTTCGACCGCTACCGGCGCCGGGCCGAGCAGGAGGCGCGGGCCCCGCACTGGTGGCGGACCTACCGCGAGCACTTCGTGGAAGAGTCAG ATCCCAAAGACAAGATTGACATTGGGCTGCCTCCGCCCAAGGTCTGTCGCACCCAACAACTGCTGGAGCGAAAACGGGTCCTCCGGGAACTGCGGGCCAGCGTGGAGGAGGAGCGGGCCGCCCGCCTGCGCACGG GGAGCATCCCACTGGAGGCTGTGCGGGCCGAGTGGGAGCGGACCTGTGGCCCCTACcacaagcagcggctggcagagTACTGTGGCCTCTACCGAGACCTGTTCCACGGTGCCACCTTCGTGCCCCGCGTGCCCCTGCACGTGGCCTACGCCGTGGGTGAGGATGAGTTGGTGCCTGTGTACCACGGCAATGAGGTCACGCCGACCGAG gctgcccaggccccagaggTGACCTATGAGGCGGACGAGGGCTCCATGTGGACACTGCTGCTCACCAACCTGG ACGGACACCTGCTGGAGCCGGACGCCGAGTATGTGCACTGGCTGCT CACCAACATCCCGGGCAACAGGGTGGCCGAAGGACAGGAGACGTGCCCCTACCTCCCCCCGTTCCCCGCCCGGGGCTCTGGCTTCCACCGCTTTGCCTTCCTGCTCTTCAAGCAGGACCAGCCAATCGACTTCTCTGGGGACACCCGGCCTTCACCCTG TTACCGGCTGGCCCAGCGGACCTTCCGCACCTTCGACTTCTACAAGAAGCACCAGGAAGCCATGACCCCCGCGGGCCTGGCCTTCTTCCAGTGTCGCTGGGACGACTCGGTCACCCGCGTCTTCCACCAGCTTTTGG ACATGCGGGAGCCAGTGTTCGAGTTCGTGCGGCCGCCGCCTTACCACCCCAAGCAGAAGCACTTCCCCCACCGGCAGCCTCTGCGCTACCTGGACCGGTACAGGGACAGCCACGAGCCCACCTACGGCATCTACTGA
- the FBF1 gene encoding fas-binding factor 1 yields MAPKTKKGLKGSIADVLGDLLADEMTPPEKPVQLASRARDDTGGAQALPSARPRAKSLLENDAYGAVADLAGADAEVSDVSEADPQALLQAMKDLDDMDADLLGLKKAHPASGKSPAKGSGKEELPSTPKPADTLPATEKGGAVPTMKPSPSPGSSGHQYKKFSFEDVEDPLAGLLSEDEEGVAKKPPGTASKAASEKSPALAGDPGPSVPLTPGDTPVRKKEDLFFDDEDDLMAALGFGDSPKAERRPAGAQGGPRPARSKLDELLGRGSASRHLARPDPGTHREFKLDRKYQRSQDKEDSWGNEDFVFGAYQPSVGSSEGRQSRRPSVSRFSAEGGTDLRGEPGSTQSTPATSSPPHPRKGGADWLGLKDEDEDSCVPSPTREPRRGGSALSTPFVPHPEDPLPAPGQHSTPAGLPPSSVGAEPPPEGAGAPAKASRPSQPGVSAETEEEDWLSHALSRKKARGLAREEPALTSKGLNREGAAGRPPSGSQPVANAPGLQQAAAEGTSGPAVQKPPAQPATSGSSVTWNPATLALYAGDSKKGPAPGDVSGTEPALHFLSSQEPTGLSAPVPPLLLQFPEAPVQHVPPDAEYQRRLLAARVQLQSGTAELQAELLQSQARLAELEAQVRKLELERTQHRLLLESLQQRHQADLELIESAHRSRVKVLEASYQQREERLRRENEELSAQYLSHRQEAEQARTELLAQHQRRLAAAAQEKDQEMERLRELQRASILEMRKDHEEQLQRLRLLKDREIDAVTSATSHTRSLNGVIEQMEKFSSSLNELSSRVEASHATTAQEWELGIQQRDRQLRALQERLGHQQRDTEEERSRLREVIAKMEARLNEQSRLLEQERWRVSAEQSKAESTQRALEEQRRVKAQQMAMEREELERAKSALLEEQKSVMQKCGEERRRLAAEWAEFFEQQKLSKERAEREAERAMQVDTQREGTFVNLVKEQAELKVRASELRAKEDQLAAEREALERERQELRLEKERVSATAQRIRLRAEEVERMSQVASEKYKEGEQALREARQVQSEQQARLQLVQRQQEWLQQQEQHVHQEHLSLAQQRLQLDRVRQDLPSGPVGLFSGAQGLAASGPSGFSAVVPAPASPQGSRPPASLGPSLLHAKLVLLKHTAEQDRDFLENEQFFLETLKKASYNVISHSA; encoded by the exons ATG GCACCAAAGACCAAGAAGGGACTGAAAG GCTCCATCGCTGATGTCCTTGGTGACCTCCTGGCGGATGAGA tGACACCGCCTGAGAAGCCCGTCCAACTCGCTTCGCGTGCCAGAGATGACACAGGCGGAGCCCAGGCGCTCCCTTCCGCAAGGCCTAGAGCAAA GTCCCTCCTGGAGAACGATGCCTATGGCGCTGTGGCAGACCTGGCAGGAGCTGACGCCGAG GTGTCGGACGTCTCCGAGGCGGACCCGCAGGCTTTGCTCCAGGCCATGAAG GATCTGGACGACATGGATGCCGATCTGTTGGGTCTGAAGAAGGCTCACCCAGCTTCTGGCAAAAGCCCTGCAAAGGGTTCCGGGAAGGAAGAGCTGCCTAGCACCCCCAAACCTGCTGATACGTTACCAGCCACTGAGAAGG GGGGTGCCGTTCCCACCATGAAGCCGTCTCCATCCCCCGGCAGCTCTGGCCATCAGTACAAGAAGTTTTCTTTTGAAG ACGTGGAAGACCCGCTGGCAGGACTTCTCTCTGAGGACGAGGAAGGGGTCGCCAAGAAGCCGCCTGGGACGGCCAGTAAAGCCGCTTCCGAGAAGAGCCCCGCCCTAGCCGGAGATCCAG GTCCCTCCGTTCCTCTGACTCCTGGGGACACCCCCGTCCGGAAGAAAGAAGACCTGTTCTTTGACGATGAGGACGACCTCATGGCCGCCCTGGGGTTTGGAGACAGCCCCAAAGCAGAGAGGAGGCCGGCGGGAGCCCA GGGAGGGCCCCGCCCCGCTCGCTCCAAGCTGGATGAGCTGCTGGGCCGAGGCTCCGCCTCCAGACACCTGGCCCGTCCAGACCCCGGGACGCACCGGGAGTTCAAGCTGGACAGGAAGTACCAGAGGTCACAGG ACAAAGAAGACAGCTGGGGCAACGAGGACTTCGTCTTCGGGGCCTACCAGCCCAGCGTGGGCTCCTCCGAGGGCCGGCAGTCCCGCCGGCCGTCGGTCAG CAGGTTCTCAGCAGAAGGTGGCACAGACCTCAGGGGCGAACCAGGCTCCACACAGAGCACCCCGGCGACGAGCAGCCCCCCGCACcccaggaagggaggggctgaCTGGCTGGGCCTCAAGGACGAAGACGAGGACTCGTGCgtcccctctcccaccagagAGCCTCGAAGGGGGGGCTCTGCGCTCTCCACCCCCTTCGTGCCCCACCCTGAGGACCCGCTTCCTGCCCCGGGCCAGCACTCCACCCCGGCAGGGCTGCCCCCCTCCTCCGTGGGGGCCGAGCCGCCACCCGAGGGCGCCGGCGCCCCTGCCAAAGCCAGCCGGCCTTCCCAGCCGGGAGTGTCTgcggagacagaggaggaggactGGCTGAGCCATGCCTTGTCTCGGAAGAAGGCCCGAGGCTTGGCCAGAGAAGAGCCCGCTCTGACCTCGAAGGGCCTGAACCGGGAGGGGGCTGCGGGCCGACCCCCCTCCGGCAG CCAGCCTGTTGCCAACGCTCCAGGGCTCCAGCAGGCAGCTGCTGAAGGGACCTCAGGACCAGCAGTGCAAAAGCCGCCTGCCCAGCCTGCCACCTCGGG GTCCTCGGTGACATGGAACCCAGCCACCTTGGCCCTCTATGCAGGTGACTCAAAGAAGGGCCCAGCCCCTGGAGACGTTTCTGGCACTG AGCCTGCACTGCATTTCCTGAGCTCCCAGGAACCCACGGGGCTCTCTGCACCT gtccctcctctcctcctacaGTTCCCGGAGGCCCCGGTGCAGCACGTGCCACCGGACGCAGAGTACCAGAGGCGGCTCCTGGCTGCCCGGGTGCAGCTCCAGAGTGGCACTGCCGAGCTGCAGGCCGAGCTGCTGCAGAGTCAGGCCCGGCTGGCAGAGCTGGAGGCCCAG GTGCGGAAGCTGGAGCTGGAGCGGACCCAGCACAGGCTGCTGCTGGAGAGTTTGCAGCAGCGACACCAGGCTGACCTGGAGCTCATCGAGAGTGCTCACAG AAGCCGTGTCAAGGTGCTGGAAGCCTCGTACCAGCAACGGGAAGAGCGGCTGCGGAGAGAGAACGAGGAGCTGTCTGCGCAGTACTTGTCTCACCGCCAGGAGGCCGAGCAGGCCCGAACCGAACTGCTGGCCCAGCACCAGCGGCGCCTGGCGGCGGCTGCgcaggagaaggaccaggagatGGAGCGGCTCCGGGAGCTGCAGCG GGCCTCCATCCTGGAGATGCGCAAGGACCACGAGGAGCAGCTGCAGCGCCTGAGGCTGCTGAAGGACCGAGAGATCGATGCTGTCACCAGTGCCACCTCGCACACAAG GTCCCTGAACGGCGTCATCGAGCAGATGGAGAAATTCTCCAGCAGCCTGAATGAGCTGTCCTCCCGCGTGGAGGCCTCGCACGCCACCACCGCCCAGGAGTGGGAGCTGGGCATCCAGCAGCGCGACAGGCAGCTCCGAG CTTTGCAGGAGCGGCTGGGCCACCAGCAGCGGGACACGGAGGAGGAGCGGAGCCGGCTCCGGGAGGTCATCGCCAAGATGGAGGCCCGCCTGAACGAGCAGAGCCGGCTGCTGGAGCAG GAACGCTGGCGGGTGAGCGCTGAGCAGTCCAAGGCAGAGTCCACGCAGCGCGCCctggaggagcagaggagggTCAAGGCCCAGCAGATGGCCATGGAGCGCGAGGAGCTGGAGAGGGCCAAG AGTGCCTTGCTCGAGGAGCAGAAGTCCGTCATGCAAAAGTGTGGGGAGGAGCGGCGGCGCCTGGCAGCTGAGTGGGCCGAGTTCTTCGAGCAGCAGAAGCTGAGTAAGGAGAGGGCCGAGCGAGAGGCGGAGCGAGCGATGCAGGTGGACACCCAGCGGGAGGGCACTTTCGTCAACCTGGTCAAG GAGCAGGCCGAGCTGAAGGTCAGGGCAAGCGAGCTGCGGGCCAAGGAGGACCAGCTGGCAGCGGAGAGAGAGGCTCTGGAGCGGGAGCGGCAAGAGCTGCGGCTGGAGAAGGAGAGGGTCAGCGCCACCGCCCAGCGCATCAGGCTCCGTGCGGAGGAGGTGGAGAGGATGAGCCAG GTGGCCTCGGAGAAGTACAAGGAGGGGGAGCAGGCGCTGCGTGAAGCCCGGCAGGTGCAGTCGGAGCAGCAGGCCCGGCTCCAGCTGGTGCAGCGGCAGCAGGagtggctgcagcagcaggagcagcacgtgcaccag gagcATCTGAGTCTGgcccagcagaggctgcagctggACCGCGTCCGGCAGGACCTGCCGTCGGGCCCTGTGGGGCTGTTCTCcggtgcccagggcctggcagcctcCGGCCCGAGTG GCTTCTCAGCCGTGGTTCCTGCCCCCGCCAGTCCTCAGGGCAGCCGGCCGCCCGCCAGCCTGGGCCCCTCGCTGCTGCACGCCAAGCTGGTGCTGCTGAAACACACGGCGGAGCAG GACCGAGACTTCTTGGAGAATGAACAGTTCTTCCTGGAGACGCTGAAGAAAGCCTCCTACAACGTGATCTCTCACTCGGCCTGA